One segment of Toxoplasma gondii ME49 chromosome VI, whole genome shotgun sequence DNA contains the following:
- a CDS encoding hypothetical protein (encoded by transcript TGME49_243330) has product MECHRPRTVSSSPAFLSRSFSSASPKGSGHDKHQPPVQPLDLTVLSRVAQAAACKTCSLSHVTQTQRSARDRPIYRRVVARIASEARNESDTNRSDSATFPASPFSVVGVHAEARTGVSRLSSPVGGSSDPSTRQHTRQLSQQKSNLHRPGDETKSLPSSSSPVGVTRVYKCSEASKIPLGSSAAISSRLPRTNGETTTRLTGRNLVRVPSTGVHGPASPNHLPASRISSSPSEPLSVRPTPRALLASGQITTPPSATTEVPGGSPKRWAAWTNRQSPLPFVSPRNAEFSGSVVITSGGNPGGWSVCTARSNSAETCGALTRAFRRSTRHPLTQTESGGRNSRSKHTTCHNVDSLHMSAPRVRTEDAAGDDPHEAKKRFVDPATYTRLPPEVWVFKYQPPVGLSSSEADTSVVKQRGSAVVDDYEGLGRSTCDSGGIPPSDPGHIGKEIAFPLEYPHGHQQADFLCSSIPTLLRVYHVPTLFSLKNGLSGTSKFPWPPPPSEMKVETLQVAPLGENESPADRADNRDRNTVDCHDVFLPPWQPHISPAEGSPSTPEVAVTLRQPKVLSGTHRSRSRGSAVPSQSPREAEDASRSLSVSSPPASPPNGFLARGLQAVHKGRSQQKWWRGLTQAMDVALSELCRQLKLFAPFHASCVDKLRQSLAAYGEIYDASVAEIFSELQTALLEIYKAEVSLRREARQTSRRLEVLEEKAQEADELRRMLDIHTYLFGLQELDALSVCQAEEEATAADLQWERLLEHLELIHLNRSDAVSAETWVTRSTGEWNDAELSNPSRQIFSCVCPVSATLLPHQTFLRGELDSAGYVKLFRVHLPPGRWTIGLAITCSAPIDVSLLMLLAKRRHCAVNQEEGRRSFRPLPDERGGSQTEVLRDICLSIEKPSVREMSSRSERPAVRRSSPHRNSVAASRLPIPSLDPSLTLLSATPPEWNAFASVYVHPKEPQILHVRTPPGGTPDGGWLLLRVQSALENRRLLERPSENYANALNAVSCLSPQFPDDSLLTPDPNAVSKCAERGRFAAALSEPEKSSAPRTKHTGDSPCFTRVYGGGRASNGSVEKGHEMRRYRGKKTKFSVSVHSVFLHPALATQEREGEESLERRRSSYGLSEKDTERNKGVGENPTESLSRSVSFVPEDQDVALEDTPNVEHEPRGDEEMVRDSNDHSSTLLDPPIRPWSVPTGRIIPRMKCRRNVCVQTVKSSLLRGTLRSLREGPRPPPVPQFCMCEESSSASLPRLSSVENAPLSPQRGPHNSSPYCSPCPSSPLGRPAADSSSSSVPPLRHSPLSTSSSSTFPAPLSAEFSTTLCASCREPAGKNRRFYAPSFPLLKVLLDDTPVPLGDFSSLLYPPSCVHGESSAAATPPGVLSGSRFVRWPPRLLVETAWIVLVHRSRERRFVREGRRAREKQRNACRSSKQTLCSETRGAPSDNPRPESGRKGRRRKPGHRTARRRSPEGRSVQGFSCLDRDSGVSATSIDAAFGSLDSRSRTNCVKRKTASDEETKLEENLERRKGRKAPDQEMCCRPNSGVSALLSCPGGLASEERAREGEGVEKQRLENNRLDIEGEKRGEDQRHFTAFSRAEQQGWDDREGASDREEDSLATFTFTFFLRRFGVAFLAHRALHSFLLSLLFYAPLLTPVSPTQQRDASCRKNTRPCHPSTFDFELGVSSGPENSPFSGPLRKHRTVQEAHLCPSVSPDFSTVSNHHHRQQAELDSRIRGFLPLFSARLFGRLTGLLSASNDTRPFRQSLEDFLCLAVEALLAQIEVDQAACMANQSSAEICENTGPVVCATACNSRLKQHLSPQTSLPSSHLAISSQGQLRTATCGRRKDTLNPDDVSTDKGEGLCLAVSHAAAKQIVDRVFYEDGTKEYRLAALQALDSHRLAALAAVQATRRPALRTRWERGFSSHLLAFSLPFPSSPFLALGPEPQPALSEGKPADAAFVVDGLVHFLCTEAAELLHEGHSDIRRVCFLKMLPAREAPTDTKQFSESRSVAEGTRVSFAAEDKKKKSSGRPSGLEGLERCRDGDRETAEEMNTGGNVAPTEMRFFSASCANKGKAEGRVERVGREALDRINEWLVSADRYKPLYADIENSTGSEERRDTTSRMDPRLLPGSLVKAFAARPFIKKLDYIDRKEALLAAKELDFAATEKSASAAVLLAKIYPLLRDLLGVFSDSQLPAPSCYTLRSPLYESSLFPGFSQPLRGSCGSSFTPRRGRLSLRTRERTETGRDQNSRLDSNLVNHQDSEALQEILRSVWTGLEKAAVLTVEFMEQARTEYNAHALIRMRHRPSAKEALGELARLYRDQVDRLFILSVGSNAFSKALQNNHVREQLRSLYRQSLDLERQQLELHDALHEVPETEENGDERRQTRDRIRRAEAA; this is encoded by the exons ATGGAATGCCATCGCCCCCGAACTGTCAGTAGCTCTCCCGCTTTCTTGTCGAGatccttctcctccgctaGTCCAAAAGGTTCCGGCCACGACAAACATCAGCCTCCAGTTCAGCCCCTCGATTTGACAGTGCTGTCACGTGTAGCGCAAGCTGCAGCCTGTAAAACATGTTCACTTTCTCACGTTACTCAGACCCAGCGATCAGCACGGGATCGCCCAATTTATCGTCGTGTTGTGGCCCGAATCGCAAGTGAAGCAAGAAACGAATCTGATACCAACCGCAGTGATTCTGCCACTTTTCCTGCTAGTCCCTTTTCAGTTGTGGGTGTGCATGCGGAAGCAAGAACTGGTGTTTCACGCCTCAGCTCACCAGTTGGCGGTTCGAGTGACCCGTCCACGAGACAACACACTCGACAACTCTCTCAGCAAAAGAGTAATTTGCACAGGCCAGGAGATGAAACCAAatctctgccttcgtcttcctcgccagtCGGTGTCACGAGAGTTTACAAGTGTTCAGAAGCAAGCAAAATTCCTCTCGGTTCCTCCGCGGCAATTTCGTCTCGATTGCCGCGGACCAATGGTGAGACCACGACCCGTTTGACGGGCCGCAATCTCGTCCGGGTGCCTTCAACTGGAGTGCACGGACCGGCATCACCGAATCACTTGCCAGCTTCCAGGATCTCTTCATCCCCGTCTGAGCCTCTCAGCGTCCGACCTACTCCACGAGCTCTGCTCGCTTCTGGGCAGATAACGACACCGCCATCAGCCACGACAGAAGTACCCGGTGGATCCCCCAAGAGATGGGCTGCCTGGACGAATCGACAGTCGCCGCTTCCTTTCGTGTCACCGAGAAACGCTGAATTTTCTGGCTCGGTCGTCATCACCAGCGGCGGAAACCCAGGAGGTTGGAGTGTGTGTACAGCTCGGAGCAATTCGGCAGAGACCTGCGGAGCTTTAACTCGTGCCTTCAGGCGAAGCACAAGGCATCCTCTGACACAGACTGAGAGCGGCGGAAGAAACAGCCGCTCGAAACATACCACTTGTCATAATGTAGACAGCTTACACATGTCCGCACCGCGTGTGCGGACTGAGGACGCAGCTGGGGATGACCCCCACGAAGCAAAAAAGCGGTTCGTGGATCCAGCCACATATACACGTCTCCCGCCTGAGGTGTGGGTGTTCAAGTACCAACCGCCCGTGGGACTGTCCTCATCTGAAGCAGATACGTCAGTTGTGAAACAGCGGGGGTCCGCCGTTGTTGACGACTATGAAGGACTAGGTCGTAGCACGTGTGACTCCGGCGGCATCCCGCCGTCAGATCCTGGCCACATAGGGAAGGAAATAGCATTTCCTCTGGAATATCCTCACGGACACCAGCAAGCAGATTTTCTGTGCTCCTCGATCCCAACTCTCCTGCGAGTGTACCACGTTCCGACGCTGTTCAGTCTGAAAAATGGACTCTCTGGGACGTCCAAATTTCCCTggccgccgcctccttcggAAATGAAAGTTGAAACCTTGCAGGTTGCTCCACTAGGTGAGAACGAAAGCCCTGCAGACAGGGCAGACAACAGGGACCGGAATACAGTGGACTGCCACGATGTTTTTTTGCCGCCTTGGCAACCTCACATCTCACCAGCCGAAGGTTCCCCTTCTACCCCGGAGGTGGCGGTCACCTTGAGGCAACCGAAGGTATTGTCAGGCACACACCGAAGCCGCAGCCGAGGAAGCGCTGTACCATCACAGTCGccgagggaagcagaggacgcatctcgttctctttcggTTTCCTCACCTCCGGCTTCTCCTCCGAACGGATTTCTCGCAAGAGGCCTCCAAGCTGTTCACAAAGGTCGGAGCCAGCAGAAGTGGTGGCGCGGCCTGACGCAAGCAATGGACGTGGCGCTTTCTGAGTTGTGTAGACAGCTAAAATTGTTTGCTCCTTTCCACGCGAGCTGTGTCGACAAACTGCGGCAGAGCCTCGCGGCGTACGGCGAAATCTACGATGCGTCTGTGGCAGAGATTTTCTCTGAACTCCAAACGGCACTTCTGGAAATATACAAGGCGGAGGTCAGTTTGCGTCGGGAGGCGCGCCAGACGTCAAGGCGTCTGGAAGTCCTCGAAGAAAAGGCGCAAGAAGCGGACGAACTGAGACGCATGCTGGACATCCACACCTACCTCTTTGGACTGCAGGAACTGGACGCTCTGTCAGTGTGccaggcagaagaagaagcaacggcGGCTGATCTGCAATGGGAACGCCTCCTCGAGCATCTCGAATTGATCCATCTCAACCGCAGTGACGCAGTGAGTGCTGAGACGTGGGTTACACGGTCAACGGGCGAATGGAACGACGCGGAGCTTTCGAATCCGAGTCGACAGATCTTCTCCTGCGTGTGTCCAGTGTCTGCAACTCTTCTTCCACATCAAACGTTTCTGAGAGGAGAACTTGACTCTGCCGGATATGTCAAGTTATTCCGAGTTCACCTGCCCCCTGGTCGGTGGACGATTGGCCTCGCCATTACGTGCTCAGCACCGATTGACGTGTCACTCCTTATGCTCCTCGCAAAGCGCCGCCACTGCGCTGTAAATCAGGAAGAAGGCCGTCGATCTTTCCGGCCGTTGCCAGACGAACGGGGCGGGTCACAAACCGAGGTCTTGCGTGACATCTGTCTGTCCATCGAGAAACCGAGTGTTCGCGAAATGTCCTCTCGATCGGAACGGCCGGCGGTTCGGCGTTCCTCCCCTCACAGAAACTCTGTGGCGGCGTCGCGCCTCCCTATCCCCTCGTTAGATCCTTCGTTGACTCTCTTGAGTGCAACGCCGCCAGAGTGGAATGCCTTTGCAtcggtgtatgtacacccgaaggAACCCCAAATCCTCCACGTTCGCACTCCTCCCGGAGGCACACCAGATGGGGGTTGGCTGCTGCTCCGTGTCCAGTCTGCTTTGGAAAACAGGAGGCTCCTCGAGAGGCCCTCGGAGAACTACGCAAATGCCCTAAATGCGGTGTCTTGTTTATCTCCGCAATTTCCAGACGATTCGTTGCTTACGCCGGACCCAAATGCAGTGAGCAAATGTGCAGAACGAGGCCGCTTtgccgctgctctctcagAGCCAGAGAAATCTTCCGCGCCTCGAACCAAACACACGGGGGATTCTCCGTGCTTCACCAGGGTGTACGGCGGGGGGCGAGCCTCCAATGGAAGCGTGGAGAAAGGTCATGAAATGAGAAGGTACCGTGGAAAAAAAACCAAATTTTCCGTCAGCGTCCACTCCGTGTTCCTTCACCCTGCGCTTGCGACCCAAGAACGGGAGGGTGAGGAGAGCTTGGAACGACGAAGGTCGAGCTACGGACTGTCGGAAAAAGATACAGAAAGGAACAAAGGCGTCGGCGAGAACCCGACAGAGTCACTCtcgcgctctgtctcctttgtcccAGAGGACCAAGACGTGGCTTTGGAAGACACCCCGAACGTAGAGCACGAACCCcgaggagatgaagaaatgGTTCGCGATTCCAATGATCATTCGTCCACTCTGTTAGATCCCCCGATTCGGCCTTGGAGTGTTCCTACCGGTCGTATCATTCCCCGGATGAAATGTCGAAGGAATGTCTGCGTCCAGACTGTCAAATCGAGCCTTTTGAGGGGCACTCTCAGATCCTTGCGTGAAGGGCCTCGCCCCCCTCCGGTTCCCCAATTCTGCATGTGTGAGGAGTCTTCTTCCGCATCACTTCCGCGACTGTCGTCTGTCGAGAACGCCCCTCTTTCGCCTCAACGAGGACCACACAATTCGTCTCCTTATTGTTCTCCATgtccctcgtctcctctcggtCGTCCTGCCGCTgattcgtcgtcttcttccgtgcCTCCCCTTCGACATAGCCCTTTATCTacctcttcatcttccacGTTTCCAGCCCCTTTGTCTGCCGAGTTTTCGACCACTTTGTGTGCTTCCTGTCGTGAGCCTGCCGGGAAGAATCGCCGTTTCTATGCACCGTCCTTTCCACTACTGAAGGTTCTTCTGGATGACACTCCAGTGCCCCTTGGGGActtttcgtcgcttctttaTCCTCCTTCGTGTGTCCACGGGGAGAGCAGCGCCGCAGCCACACCTCCAGGGGTCCTCTCTGGATCTCGCTTTGTCCGCTGGCCTCCACGGTTGTTAGTGGAGACAGCGTGGATTGTTCTTGTTCATCGatctcgagagagacgctttGTGCGAGAAGGGCGCAGGGctcgcgagaagcagagaaacgcctgTAGGTCTTCAAAGCAGACTCTGTGttcagagacgcgaggagcTCCCTCGGACAACCCACGGCCAGAAAGCGGGCGGAagggcagaaggcgaaagccAGGCCATCGGACGGCAAGACGGCGCTCTCCGGAGGGACGCAGCGTCCAAGGCTTCAGCTGTCTCGATAGAGACAGTGGTGTCTCAGCTACGAGCATCGACGCCGCTTTTGGGTCCCTGGACTCGAGGTCGAGAACGAATTGCGTTAAAAGGAAAACTGCttcagacgaggagacaaaatTGGAGGAAAATCtagaaagaaggaaaggccgAAAGGCTCCGGATCAGGAGATGTGCTGCCGACCAAACTCCGGTGTTAGCGCACTGCTGTCCTGCCCGGGGGGTCTTgcaagcgaggagagagcgagggaaggTGAGGGGGTAGAGAAGCAGCGCCTGGAGAACAACCGACTGGACATCGAAGGGGAAAAGCGTGGAGAAGACCAACGACACTTCACTGCATTTTCGCGAGCAGAGCAACAAGGATGGGATGACCGCGAAGGTGCCAGCGATCGGGAGGAAGATTCACTTGCCACCTTCACCTTcaccttttttctccgtcgctttgGCGTCGCGTTCCTAGCCCACAGAGCGCTtcactcttttctcctttctctgcttttctacGCGCCTCTCCTGACTCCCGTCTCTCCGACTCAGCAGCGCGACGCCTCCTGCAGGAAGAATACGCGTCCGTGTCACCCCTCAACCTTTGATTTTGAACTGGGGGTTTCCTCAGGTCCAGAAAACAGCCCTTTTTCTGGACCTCTCAGAAAGCATCGAACTGTGCAGGAAGCGCACTTGTGTCCCTCTGTCAGTCCAGATTTTTCTACCGTCTCCAACCACCACCACAGACAGCAAGCAGAACTGGACTCTCGGATTCGTGGTTTTCTCCCGCTGTTCTCTGCTCGCCTCTTTGGGCGCCTCACCGGCCTCTTGAGTGCCTCCAACGACACGCGCCCCTTTCGCCAGTCTCTCGAAgactttctctgtctcgccgttGAGGCGCTTCTCGCACAAATCGAAGTAGACCAGGCAGCTTGTATGGCGAATCAAAGCTCGGCAGAGATATGCGAAAACACGGGACCTGTGGTGTGTGCCACGGCCTGCAACTCACGTTTAAAACAGCATTTGAGTCCGCAAACGAGTTTGCCGTCTTCGCATCTCGCGATATCTTCTCAAGGTCAGTTGAGGACGGCGACTTGTGGCAGGCGAAAGGACACTCTCAACCCAGACGACGTTTCCACTGACAAAGGCGAGGGCCTTTGTCTTGCCgtttcgcatgcagccgccAAACAAATTGTGGACCGCGTGTTTTATGAAGACGGAACCAAAGAGTATCGCCTAGCCGCTTTGCAGGCCCTTGACTCCCACCGGCTGGCCGCGCTCGCAGCAGTGCAGGCCACCCGGCGCCCGGCGCTTCGGACGCGTTGGGAGCGGGGCTTCTCG TCGCATCTTctggccttctctctgccttttccttcctcaccCTTCCTCGCTCTGGGCCCCGAGCCGCAGCCGGCGCTGTCGGAGGGCAAGCCGGCCGACGCCG CTTTCGTCGTCGACGGCTTGGTTCACTTTCTCTGCACAGAGGCCGCGGAGCTTCTCCACGAAGGCCACAGCGACATTCGTCGAGTGTGTTTTTTGAAGATGCTGCCCGCGCGAGAAGCCCCGACAGACACGAAGCAGTTCTCTGAGAGTCGCAGCGTGGCTGAAGGCacccgcgtctccttcgccgctgaagacaagaaaaagaaaagcagtGGAAGACCTTCGGGGTTAGAAGGACTGGAGAGATgccgagacggagacagggagacagcagaggagaTGAACACAGGCGGGAACGTGGCACCGACAGAaatgcgtttcttttctgcgtcgtGTGCCAACAAAGGAAAGGCCGAAGGAAGAGTAGAGAGAGTCGGCAGAGAGGCCCTCGATCGCATAAACGAATGGCTGGTGTCAGCAGACCGGTACAAGCCTTTGTATGCTGACATAGAGAATTCGACggggagcgaagaaagaagagacacaacgTCAAGAATGGACCCAAGGTTGCTGCCGGGGAGTCTGGTGAAAGCCTTTGCAGCTAGACCTTTTATCAAAAAGCTCGACTACATCGATCGCAAAGAGGCTCTGCTGGCAGCCAAAGAGCTGGACTTTGCTGCCACCGAAAAG AGCGCCTCTGCGGCTGTGCTGCTCGCGAAGATTTATCCTTTGTTGAGAGACCTTCTGGGCGTCTTCTCCGACTCGCAGCTGCCTGCGCCCTCCTGCTACACAttgcgttctcctctctacGAGTCGTCTCTGTTCCCCGGCTTTTCGCAGCCTCTTCGCGGGTCTTGTGGTTCTTCTTTCACACCGCGAAGAGGTCGTTTGTCTCTGCGGACCCGCGAGCGGACAGAGACAGGTAGAGATCAGAACTCTCGACTCGATAGCAACCTGGTAAACCACCAAGACAGCGAGGCGCTGCAGGAGATTCTTCGGAGCGTATGGACAGGACTAGAAAAAGCGGCAGTGTTGACTGTCGAATTCATGGAACAGGCGAGAACGGAGTACAACGCTCACGCACTTATCAGAATGAGACACAGGCCCTCTGCCAAAGAGGCCTTGGGCGAATTGGCAAGACTCTACAGAGACCAG gTGGATAGACTGTTCATTCTCAGTGTGGGGAGTAACGCCTTCAGCAAAGCTCTGCAAAATAATCACGTTCGAGAGCAGCTGAGGTCTCTTTATCGGCAAAGTCTTGACTTGGAAAGACAGCAGCTGGAACTGCACGATGCCCTGCACGAGGTCCCTGAAActgaagagaacggagacgaaaggcgacagacaagagacagaatTCGGCGAGCAGAAGCAGCCTAG